Proteins encoded within one genomic window of Betaproteobacteria bacterium:
- a CDS encoding nitrite/sulfite reductase, producing the protein MYVYDQVDRNLVNERVAQYRDQVRRFLAGDLSEDEFRPLRLQNGLYMQRYAHMLRVAIPYGLLSATQLRMLASIARRYDRGYGHFTTRQNIQYNWPRLEDSPDILADLASVEMHAIQTSGNCVRNITSDEFAGVAPDEVLDPRPLAEILRQWSTFHPEFAFLPRKFKIAVNGAEEDRAATAFHDIGLYLRRGPDGEVGMRVLVGGGMGRTPVIGPVIRDFLPWQHMNTYVEAILRVYNRYGRRDNLYKARIKILVKALGAEEFACQVEEEWVLTRDGPDTLTDQELARVSAYFAPPDYAARPADDAEFNRHASENAGFARWVGRAINAHRIPGYRAVVLSLKKTGVPPGDATAEQMDLVADWSERFGFGEVRVSHEQNLILPDVRANDLFTLWEEARHAGLATPNLGLLTDIIACPGGDFCSLANAKSIPIAEAIQRRFDDLDFLHDIGELNINISGCMNSCGHHHAGHIGILGVDKDGEEWYQVSVGGADGSQAGRGRSAIGKVIGPSFKADDMPDVISRLVDIYLEQREADERFIDTVARLGVAPFKSGVYGSPLRASTENREGAENREGAAADV; encoded by the coding sequence ATGTACGTATACGATCAAGTCGATCGCAATCTCGTCAACGAGCGCGTAGCGCAGTATCGAGACCAGGTGCGGCGTTTCCTCGCCGGCGACCTGAGCGAAGACGAGTTCCGGCCGTTGCGCCTGCAGAACGGGTTGTACATGCAGCGGTATGCGCACATGCTGCGGGTGGCGATCCCCTACGGCCTGCTGTCTGCAACTCAGTTGCGCATGCTGGCTTCGATAGCGCGGCGTTATGACCGCGGCTATGGACATTTCACGACGCGGCAGAACATCCAGTACAACTGGCCCCGCCTGGAGGATTCGCCCGACATACTCGCCGATCTCGCATCGGTAGAGATGCATGCGATCCAGACCAGCGGCAACTGCGTGCGCAACATTACGTCCGACGAATTTGCGGGCGTCGCGCCGGACGAAGTTCTCGATCCGCGGCCGCTGGCGGAAATCCTGAGGCAGTGGTCCACGTTCCATCCGGAGTTCGCGTTCCTGCCGCGCAAATTCAAGATCGCGGTGAACGGTGCCGAGGAAGACCGCGCTGCAACCGCGTTCCACGACATCGGCTTGTATTTGCGCCGCGGGCCGGACGGCGAAGTCGGAATGCGCGTATTGGTCGGGGGCGGCATGGGCCGCACGCCGGTAATCGGTCCGGTGATCCGCGACTTCCTGCCGTGGCAACACATGAACACGTACGTCGAGGCAATCCTGCGCGTCTACAACCGCTATGGCCGTCGCGACAATCTCTACAAGGCGCGCATCAAGATCCTGGTCAAGGCGCTGGGAGCGGAAGAATTCGCGTGCCAGGTGGAAGAAGAGTGGGTTCTTACCAGGGACGGGCCGGATACGCTGACGGACCAGGAGTTGGCCCGCGTATCGGCTTACTTTGCCCCGCCTGACTATGCGGCCCGGCCGGCGGACGACGCCGAATTCAATCGGCACGCGAGTGAGAACGCCGGTTTTGCCCGCTGGGTGGGACGCGCGATCAACGCGCATCGCATCCCGGGCTATCGTGCGGTTGTGTTGTCGTTGAAGAAGACCGGCGTGCCGCCGGGAGATGCCACGGCGGAACAGATGGATCTGGTCGCCGACTGGTCCGAGCGTTTCGGTTTCGGCGAAGTGCGCGTGTCCCACGAACAGAACCTCATCCTGCCCGACGTGCGCGCGAACGACTTGTTTACCCTGTGGGAAGAAGCCCGCCACGCCGGGCTCGCCACGCCGAACCTCGGACTTCTGACGGACATCATCGCCTGCCCGGGCGGAGATTTCTGCTCGCTTGCGAATGCCAAATCCATTCCGATCGCGGAGGCCATCCAGCGCCGCTTCGATGATCTGGATTTTCTGCACGACATCGGCGAACTGAACATCAACATTTCCGGCTGCATGAATTCCTGCGGTCATCACCATGCCGGACATATCGGTATTCTCGGCGTCGACAAGGACGGCGAGGAGTGGTACCAGGTTTCGGTCGGCGGTGCCGACGGTTCGCAGGCTGGGCGCGGCCGCAGCGCCATCGGCAAGGTCATCGGGCCGTCGTTCAAGGCGGATGACATGCCCGATGTCATCTCGCGGCTGGTCGATATCTACCTGGAGCAGCGCGAAGCGGACGAACGGTTCATCGATACGGTCGCGCGTCTGGGCGTTGCGCCTTTCAAGTCGGGCGTCTACGGCTCGCCGTTGCGCGCGAGCACCGAGAATCGGGAAGGAGCGGAGAATCGCGAAGGAGCAGCAGCCGATGTCTGA
- a CDS encoding sulfite exporter TauE/SafE family protein, whose translation MELGYALSGLLVGFIVGLTGVGGGSLMTPMLVMIFGVSPATAVGTDLLYASFTKATGVWVHARRGNVEWKLVGCLAAGSIPAALAALVALHTLGVDSHRVGGLITGSLGVALILTALAILFKERLQGLGRHGAGKEWRERHIVPATIATGAVIGALVALSSVGAGAVGVAALFWLFPLLPASRIVGSDIAHAVPLTAVAGLGHFYMGTVDWHLLGNLLIGSLPGIYLGSQLSGRIADRWLRPALASMLVLVGGKLVW comes from the coding sequence ATGGAACTGGGTTACGCCCTGTCAGGGTTGCTGGTCGGATTTATCGTAGGGCTCACCGGCGTCGGCGGCGGTTCGCTGATGACGCCGATGCTGGTTATGATATTCGGTGTCTCCCCCGCAACTGCCGTAGGGACAGATCTGCTGTACGCTTCCTTCACCAAAGCCACCGGAGTCTGGGTGCACGCCCGTCGTGGCAACGTCGAATGGAAACTGGTCGGTTGCCTTGCGGCCGGCAGCATACCGGCCGCTCTGGCCGCCTTGGTCGCGCTTCATACACTTGGCGTCGACAGTCACAGGGTCGGCGGCCTCATCACCGGTTCGCTGGGGGTCGCCCTGATCCTGACTGCGCTGGCAATCCTGTTCAAGGAGCGGCTGCAAGGCCTGGGCAGGCACGGCGCAGGTAAAGAGTGGCGCGAGCGCCACATTGTGCCGGCCACCATCGCGACCGGCGCAGTGATCGGCGCGCTTGTCGCATTGAGCTCGGTTGGTGCGGGTGCGGTCGGGGTGGCAGCGTTGTTCTGGCTGTTTCCGCTGTTGCCCGCGTCGCGCATCGTGGGCAGCGATATCGCGCACGCAGTTCCGCTGACAGCAGTCGCCGGCCTGGGACATTTCTACATGGGCACGGTGGATTGGCATCTGCTCGGCAACCTGCTGATCGGGTCGCTTCCGGGCATCTACCTCGGCAGCCAGTTGAGCGGTCGCATCGCCGATCGCTGGCTGCGTCCGGCGCTGGCATCCATGCTGGTGCTGGTCGGCGGCAAGCTGGTCTGGTAA
- the cysB gene encoding HTH-type transcriptional regulator CysB, which yields MKLQQLRYICEVARQNLNLSKAAEVLHTSQPGISKQIRSLEEELGVDIFVRHGKRVVAVTEPGKAILDIAQRILKDVENLKQVGEQFTEEDKGRLTIATTHTQARYALPQIIQRFTKRYPEVRLSLRQGSPTQISEMVASGEADIAIATEAIELYEDLVMLPCYKWNRCVLVQPGHPLLKVKKLTVEAIAAFPIITYDFAFTGRSKINQAFADKGLTPNVVLTAIDADVIKTYVELGLGVGIVAMMAYDPKRDTHVRAIDASHLFEPSTTRIGIRKNSYLRGYTYDFIEMFAPHLTRRVVDDAMHSKG from the coding sequence ATGAAACTGCAGCAGTTACGCTACATCTGCGAAGTTGCCCGCCAGAATCTCAATCTCTCGAAGGCGGCTGAGGTCCTGCACACCTCGCAACCGGGTATCAGCAAGCAGATCCGCAGTCTGGAGGAAGAACTCGGCGTCGATATTTTCGTCCGCCACGGCAAGCGCGTCGTCGCCGTTACCGAACCTGGAAAGGCGATCCTGGATATCGCTCAGCGAATCTTGAAGGATGTCGAGAATCTCAAGCAGGTCGGCGAGCAATTCACCGAGGAGGACAAGGGGCGCCTCACGATCGCGACCACGCATACGCAGGCCCGATATGCGCTTCCCCAGATCATCCAGCGATTCACGAAGCGTTATCCCGAAGTACGGCTGTCGTTGCGCCAGGGCAGCCCGACCCAGATTTCCGAAATGGTGGCCTCCGGTGAAGCCGACATCGCCATTGCAACCGAGGCGATCGAGCTATACGAGGACCTGGTGATGCTGCCCTGCTACAAGTGGAACCGTTGCGTTCTGGTGCAACCCGGTCACCCATTGTTGAAGGTAAAAAAGCTTACCGTCGAGGCGATCGCTGCGTTTCCGATCATCACCTACGATTTCGCATTCACCGGCAGATCGAAGATCAACCAGGCATTTGCGGACAAGGGACTGACTCCCAACGTCGTGCTGACGGCAATCGACGCCGACGTCATCAAGACTTACGTGGAACTCGGTCTTGGCGTGGGCATTGTTGCGATGATGGCTTACGATCCGAAACGGGACACGCATGTACGCGCCATCGATGCCAGCCATTTGTTCGAACCGAGCACAACGCGCATCGGCATCCGCAAGAACAGTTATCTGCGCGGCTATACCTACGACTTCATCGAAATGTTCGCGCCCCACCTCACCCGCCGGGTCGTCGACGACGCGATGCACAGCAAGGGGTGA
- a CDS encoding PPC domain-containing protein, whose product MNTETQRRMFAPLVRGLLVCLLGSYAFTAIAGITEVEPNDSLSTAQSTPVPATGITISAMIGRTAGDLTTDVDFFTFDATQGDTPSITIVGAMGPADAAGNCSGFPSNLALYDSLGNMLGGGQETCGLADAMINNVTLSSTGKYFVAVSAWSHYFDPDGVVENMDMATPGGPYQLVINNVRNPTPTPPPPPPPVQSPSAKHVPIEVRHWHQDERDLDNKRRGMWPIAVAILSMSDFDAMTVDPNSLTFGATGNEKSLFRCRKQGRDINRDGLIDMVCYFKADVANFQTGHLNGVLKGKTKSGQVIEGSAALKIFSRRTERHGFKHRDHDGDKRP is encoded by the coding sequence ATGAATACCGAAACGCAGCGGCGTATGTTCGCGCCGCTAGTGCGCGGATTGCTAGTTTGTTTGCTTGGTTCTTATGCGTTTACTGCCATAGCGGGAATCACCGAGGTCGAGCCGAATGACTCGCTTTCCACTGCGCAGTCGACTCCTGTACCAGCCACAGGTATCACCATTTCTGCAATGATCGGCCGTACCGCAGGCGATCTCACGACCGATGTCGATTTCTTCACCTTCGATGCGACCCAGGGAGACACGCCTTCGATTACGATCGTCGGTGCGATGGGTCCGGCGGACGCCGCTGGTAATTGCTCCGGCTTTCCTAGCAACCTCGCCCTCTATGACTCTTTGGGAAATATGCTTGGTGGGGGTCAGGAAACATGCGGGCTCGCGGACGCGATGATCAACAATGTAACATTGTCATCAACCGGGAAGTATTTCGTTGCGGTCAGCGCTTGGTCACACTATTTTGATCCAGACGGCGTTGTGGAGAATATGGACATGGCGACCCCCGGTGGTCCGTATCAACTCGTTATCAACAACGTCCGGAATCCCACTCCTACGCCGCCGCCCCCCCCGCCCCCGGTGCAGTCGCCTTCGGCCAAACACGTGCCGATCGAAGTCAGGCACTGGCACCAGGATGAACGCGACCTGGATAACAAACGGCGGGGTATGTGGCCGATTGCGGTCGCTATTCTGTCAATGTCGGACTTCGACGCAATGACGGTGGATCCCAACTCCCTGACATTCGGCGCCACGGGAAATGAGAAGAGCCTGTTCCGCTGCCGCAAGCAGGGCAGAGATATCAATCGAGACGGGCTTATCGACATGGTGTGCTACTTCAAGGCCGACGTCGCCAATTTCCAGACCGGCCATCTGAACGGGGTGCTGAAAGGCAAGACCAAGTCTGGCCAGGTGATCGAAGGCAGTGCCGCTTTGAAGATTTTCTCACGGCGAACGGAGAGGCACGGCTTCAAACATCGCGACCACGACGGCGACAAAAGGCCCTAG
- the murJ gene encoding murein biosynthesis integral membrane protein MurJ, giving the protein MNLLKALATISSMTLVSRILGFVRDAVIARAFGAGLYTDAFFVAFRLPNLLRRLFAEGAFAQAFVPILGEYRNTRTPDETRSLVDHVATLLSLILIVVSAVGMIAAPLIIYITAPGFVATPDKFAVTVQLLRITFPYILFISLTSLAGGILNTWSRFSVPAFTPTLLNVSFIVFALWLAPYFDPPVLALAWAVFAGGLLQLVFQLPFLAKIGMLPRLRVELKDPGVWRILKLMGPAVFGVSISQISLLINTIFASFMITGSVSWLYYADRLMEFPTGLLGVALGTILLPSLTRSFADKTGEEYSKLLDWGLRLTFLLALPCAFALALLAVPLISTLFQHGAFTFDDVMMTRNALIAYSVGLLALILVKVLAPGFYARQNIRTPVKIALIVLVATQLMNLAFIWKLQHAGLALAISLGACLNAALLFYKLRRHQVFQPQPGWKAFLVKLALALLAMSVVLWLLAGDDASWMSSAVAWRIGRLSMVVLAGVATYFGSLWLLGFRPRDFAKRST; this is encoded by the coding sequence ATGAATTTGCTCAAGGCCTTGGCGACCATCAGCAGCATGACGTTGGTGTCGCGAATTCTGGGATTCGTACGCGATGCCGTAATCGCCCGCGCATTTGGCGCGGGACTGTATACGGATGCTTTTTTCGTGGCGTTCCGGCTTCCCAACCTGCTGCGGCGACTCTTCGCCGAAGGAGCGTTCGCGCAGGCATTTGTCCCGATACTCGGGGAATATCGCAATACGCGGACGCCCGACGAGACTCGCTCGCTGGTTGACCACGTTGCGACTTTGCTGAGCTTGATCCTTATCGTCGTTTCTGCTGTCGGGATGATCGCGGCGCCGCTGATCATTTACATCACCGCGCCGGGGTTCGTGGCGACCCCTGACAAGTTCGCCGTCACCGTGCAGTTGTTGCGCATTACCTTTCCCTACATCCTCTTCATCTCGCTCACTTCGCTTGCAGGCGGGATCCTGAATACCTGGAGCCGCTTTTCGGTGCCGGCGTTCACGCCGACACTGCTGAACGTCTCGTTCATCGTGTTCGCGCTGTGGTTGGCGCCGTACTTCGACCCACCTGTTCTGGCGCTGGCTTGGGCAGTGTTTGCCGGCGGCCTGCTGCAGCTGGTTTTCCAGCTTCCGTTCCTGGCCAAAATCGGCATGCTGCCGCGACTGCGCGTCGAATTGAAAGATCCGGGCGTATGGAGAATCCTGAAATTGATGGGGCCCGCGGTATTCGGCGTGTCCATAAGTCAGATCAGTCTGCTGATCAATACAATCTTTGCCTCCTTCATGATAACCGGCAGTGTCTCCTGGCTCTACTACGCCGATCGCCTGATGGAATTTCCGACCGGGCTGCTCGGTGTTGCGCTGGGCACCATCCTGTTGCCGAGCCTGACTCGAAGCTTCGCCGACAAGACCGGCGAAGAGTATTCGAAACTTCTTGACTGGGGGCTGCGGCTGACGTTCCTGCTGGCTTTGCCCTGTGCGTTTGCGCTGGCATTGCTCGCGGTGCCGTTGATCTCCACGTTGTTCCAGCACGGTGCCTTTACATTCGACGACGTGATGATGACGCGCAATGCCCTCATCGCTTACAGCGTCGGACTCCTGGCGCTCATTCTCGTCAAGGTACTGGCTCCGGGTTTCTATGCGAGGCAGAATATCCGGACTCCGGTAAAGATCGCGCTGATCGTCCTGGTAGCCACGCAATTAATGAACTTGGCGTTTATCTGGAAGCTGCAGCACGCGGGCCTGGCGCTCGCCATTTCGCTTGGCGCTTGCCTAAACGCGGCGCTTCTTTTTTACAAGTTGCGTCGTCATCAGGTATTCCAGCCGCAACCCGGCTGGAAGGCATTTCTGGTCAAGCTTGCGCTGGCATTGCTGGCCATGAGCGTAGTTCTGTGGCTGCTTGCCGGAGACGATGCCTCCTGGATGAGCAGTGCAGTCGCGTGGCGGATCGGCCGGCTATCGATGGTTGTGCTCGCTGGAGTTGCGACTTACTTCGGCAGTCTCTGGCTGCTGGGTTTCCGGCCGCGTGATTTCGCCAAGCGGTCCACGTAA
- the rpsT gene encoding 30S ribosomal protein S20, with protein MANIASAKKRARQAVNRRAHNAGQRTELRSAIKNVKKAIAAGDKKAAQAQFQISQSRIDSIADKRIVHKNTVSRQKSRLAAAIKAMS; from the coding sequence ATGGCCAATATAGCCTCCGCCAAGAAACGCGCCCGCCAGGCAGTAAACCGCCGTGCCCACAATGCCGGCCAGCGTACGGAATTACGCTCTGCCATCAAGAACGTGAAAAAGGCGATTGCCGCCGGCGACAAGAAGGCGGCCCAGGCGCAATTTCAAATATCGCAAAGCCGTATCGACTCGATCGCGGACAAACGCATCGTGCACAAGAACACGGTTTCGCGGCAAAAAAGTCGTCTGGCCGCAGCCATCAAGGCAATGTCCTGA
- a CDS encoding DUF3579 domain-containing protein codes for MSGPPIVEILIVGITADGETFRPSDWAERLCGCMSLFGEDQRISYSPYLKPIIASGVKCVVVDRRLEQMSPEAFKFLMTFCSDNELQVREGRYEIRQSLQVRKDIRVA; via the coding sequence ATGTCCGGCCCGCCCATAGTAGAAATCCTCATCGTCGGTATTACCGCGGACGGTGAAACATTCCGGCCCAGCGACTGGGCTGAACGGCTTTGTGGCTGCATGTCGTTGTTCGGTGAAGATCAGCGCATCAGCTATTCACCCTATTTGAAGCCGATCATCGCGTCGGGTGTGAAGTGCGTCGTGGTGGACCGCCGGCTTGAACAGATGAGCCCCGAAGCATTCAAATTTTTGATGACCTTCTGTAGCGACAATGAATTGCAGGTGAGGGAAGGCAGGTACGAAATCCGTCAGTCGCTGCAGGTTCGGAAGGACATCAGAGTGGCATGA
- a CDS encoding aspartate aminotransferase family protein translates to MQHVMTTYGRQAIAFSRGEGSWLWDLEGKRYLDCVSGVAVNGVGHAHPRLVAAISAQAARAMHVSNLYEIPEQEQLAERLCALAGMDSAFFCNSGCEANEAAIKLARLYGHQKGVESPAIVVMEKAFHGRTIATLSATGSRKVQAGFEPLLTGFVRVPYNDLPALEQVATVNPNIVAVLVEPVQGESGVHVPEDGYIPHLRKICDEKGWLLMLDEVQTGMARTGKWFAHQLLGIKPDVMSLAKGLGNGFPIGACLARGAAANIFTPGKHGSTFGGNPLGCVSALTTLAIIEDEGLVERAGKIGEKIRDGIAKKLARTAGVMEIRGKGLMIGIELDRPCGDLVIRGFEAGLLINVTAETVVRLLPPLNLKDAEVQLLIEGVAGLIKTFLNAGADTAVAY, encoded by the coding sequence ATGCAACACGTGATGACAACTTATGGCCGGCAGGCGATCGCGTTCTCGCGAGGCGAAGGCTCATGGCTCTGGGATCTTGAAGGCAAGCGCTATCTCGATTGCGTCAGCGGTGTCGCGGTCAACGGTGTCGGGCATGCCCATCCCCGGCTGGTCGCTGCAATTTCCGCGCAGGCTGCGCGCGCCATGCACGTATCCAACCTTTACGAAATTCCCGAGCAGGAGCAACTCGCCGAGCGCCTGTGCGCTCTCGCCGGGATGGACAGTGCTTTCTTCTGCAATTCGGGCTGCGAAGCCAACGAAGCGGCGATCAAGCTTGCGCGTCTGTACGGACACCAGAAGGGTGTCGAATCCCCGGCCATCGTCGTAATGGAGAAAGCCTTCCACGGCCGCACCATCGCCACTCTCTCGGCCACCGGCAGCCGCAAAGTGCAGGCCGGATTCGAACCGCTGCTGACCGGGTTTGTACGCGTACCCTACAACGACCTTCCCGCGCTCGAGCAGGTGGCGACGGTCAATCCGAACATCGTCGCGGTGCTGGTCGAACCGGTGCAAGGCGAAAGCGGCGTCCATGTTCCGGAAGATGGCTATATCCCGCACCTGCGCAAGATCTGCGATGAAAAGGGATGGCTGCTGATGCTCGATGAAGTGCAGACCGGAATGGCGCGGACGGGCAAATGGTTCGCGCATCAGCTTCTCGGAATAAAGCCGGATGTGATGTCGCTGGCCAAGGGACTCGGCAACGGTTTCCCAATTGGCGCGTGCCTGGCGCGCGGCGCGGCGGCCAATATATTTACCCCAGGCAAGCATGGCTCCACCTTCGGCGGCAATCCGCTCGGTTGTGTTTCGGCCCTCACGACGCTCGCGATCATCGAGGATGAAGGGCTGGTTGAACGTGCTGGCAAGATCGGAGAGAAAATCCGGGACGGAATCGCAAAGAAGCTCGCACGAACCGCCGGCGTGATGGAAATCCGCGGCAAAGGACTCATGATCGGCATCGAACTCGACAGGCCATGCGGCGATCTCGTGATTCGAGGATTCGAAGCCGGCCTGCTGATCAACGTCACGGCGGAAACCGTGGTCCGGCTGCTTCCGCCGCTGAACCTGAAAGACGCGGAAGTGCAATTACTGATCGAGGGCGTCGCCGGTCTGATCAAGACCTTTCTGAATGCCGGCGCCGACACGGCAGTGGCGTATTGA
- the argF gene encoding ornithine carbamoyltransferase, translating into MQSPKHFLQFKDLSRDELGHLFERTHWIKQQFKAYKPYQPLFDRTLVMIFEKQSTRTRLSFEAGIHQLGGSAIFLSTRDSQLGRGEPVEDAAQVISRMCDIVMIRTFEQEIIERFAAQSRVPVVNGLTNEYHPCQILADIYTYIEHRGPIQGKTVAWIGDSNNVCNTWLQAAEVLDFNVHVSTPPGYEVEPERAGLYGTDHYEEFSDPMEAARGAHLVTTDVWTSMGFEAENEERKRDFEDWQVDVEMMKRAGRDALFMHCLPAHRGEEVAAAVIDGTQSVVWDEAENRLHTQKALMEYLLLGNVESV; encoded by the coding sequence ATGCAGTCTCCGAAGCATTTTCTGCAGTTCAAGGATTTGTCGCGTGACGAACTCGGTCACCTGTTCGAGCGTACGCACTGGATCAAGCAGCAGTTCAAGGCGTACAAGCCTTATCAACCGCTCTTTGATCGCACACTGGTGATGATTTTCGAGAAGCAGAGCACGCGTACACGGCTGTCGTTCGAAGCGGGCATACACCAGCTGGGTGGCTCGGCAATTTTCCTCAGCACGCGCGACTCCCAACTAGGCCGCGGAGAACCCGTGGAGGACGCCGCACAGGTCATCTCGCGTATGTGCGATATCGTGATGATCCGCACGTTCGAACAGGAGATCATCGAGCGTTTCGCCGCGCAGTCGAGGGTGCCGGTCGTGAACGGACTCACCAACGAATACCATCCCTGCCAGATCCTGGCGGACATCTACACCTACATCGAGCACCGCGGCCCGATCCAGGGAAAGACCGTCGCATGGATCGGCGACTCGAACAACGTCTGCAACACCTGGTTGCAGGCTGCAGAGGTACTCGATTTCAACGTCCACGTCTCCACGCCGCCGGGTTATGAAGTCGAGCCGGAGCGCGCCGGCCTTTACGGCACCGACCATTACGAGGAATTTTCCGATCCGATGGAAGCCGCACGCGGCGCGCATCTGGTGACGACGGACGTCTGGACCAGCATGGGATTCGAGGCGGAGAACGAAGAGCGAAAACGCGACTTCGAGGATTGGCAGGTCGATGTCGAAATGATGAAGCGCGCCGGCCGCGATGCGTTGTTCATGCACTGCCTGCCCGCGCATCGCGGAGAGGAAGTCGCGGCGGCCGTGATCGACGGAACTCAAAGTGTGGTGTGGGATGAGGCCGAAAACCGACTCCACACCCAAAAGGCCTTAATGGAGTATCTGCTGCTCGGAAACGTCGAGTCCGTTTGA
- a CDS encoding argininosuccinate synthase: MEKVVLAYSGGLDTSVILKWLQDTYHCEVVTFTADIGQGGEVEPARRKAKKFGVRQIYVEDLREEFVRDFVFPMFRANALYEGEYLLGTSIARPLIAKHLVEIARKTGADAVSHGATGKGNDQVRFELGAYALMPDVKIIAPWREWDLLSRDRLLAYADKHGIPVDFKKRKGGGAPYSMDANLLHVSYEGGILEDPDFEPEDSMWRITVSPEKAPGRPEHVELEYRKGDIVAVNGKKMTPAQVLTKLNQTGGRHGIGRLDIVENRYIGMKSRGCYETPGGTIMLKAHRAIESITLDREVLALKDDLMPRYARMIYNGYWFSPERLLLQSLIDNSQQTVNGTVRLKLYKGTVLVVGRASKSDSLFDSRIATFDDDKGAYNQADAAGFIRLNALRLRIGAKRGGK; encoded by the coding sequence ATCGAGAAAGTCGTGCTCGCCTACTCCGGCGGGCTGGACACGTCGGTCATCCTGAAATGGCTGCAGGACACCTATCACTGTGAAGTCGTTACCTTCACCGCTGACATAGGGCAAGGCGGGGAGGTGGAACCAGCGCGCAGGAAAGCCAAGAAATTCGGTGTGCGTCAGATTTACGTCGAAGATCTGCGCGAAGAATTCGTCCGCGATTTCGTGTTTCCGATGTTCAGGGCGAATGCGCTGTACGAGGGGGAATACCTGCTCGGCACTTCGATCGCGCGTCCGTTGATCGCCAAACATCTGGTCGAGATCGCCCGCAAAACAGGGGCCGATGCGGTTTCCCATGGTGCAACGGGCAAGGGTAACGATCAGGTGCGTTTCGAGCTCGGCGCTTACGCGTTGATGCCCGATGTGAAAATAATCGCACCCTGGCGTGAATGGGATCTGCTGTCGAGGGACAGGTTGCTGGCCTATGCGGACAAGCACGGCATTCCGGTGGACTTCAAGAAACGCAAAGGCGGGGGCGCGCCCTACTCCATGGATGCCAACCTCTTGCATGTCTCCTATGAAGGCGGCATCCTCGAAGATCCGGATTTCGAGCCGGAAGACTCGATGTGGCGTATTACCGTATCGCCCGAAAAGGCGCCCGGCCGGCCGGAGCATGTCGAACTGGAATACCGCAAGGGTGACATCGTTGCGGTCAACGGCAAGAAGATGACACCGGCACAGGTGCTCACGAAACTCAATCAGACCGGCGGCAGGCACGGTATCGGGCGCCTCGACATTGTCGAAAACCGGTATATCGGGATGAAGTCGCGCGGCTGCTACGAGACGCCGGGCGGCACCATCATGCTCAAAGCGCATCGCGCAATCGAATCCATCACTCTGGATCGCGAAGTGCTCGCGCTGAAGGACGACCTGATGCCGCGTTATGCGCGAATGATCTACAACGGCTACTGGTTCAGCCCGGAACGTCTTCTGCTGCAAAGCCTGATCGACAACTCGCAGCAGACGGTGAACGGCACCGTGCGTCTCAAGTTGTACAAGGGCACGGTGCTGGTCGTCGGTCGCGCCTCCAAATCCGATTCGCTGTTCGATTCACGGATTGCCACCTTCGACGACGACAAGGGCGCTTACAATCAGGCCGACGCAGCCGGATTTATCCGATTGAATGCATTGCGCCTGCGGATTGGTGCCAAACGTGGCGGAAAGTAG
- a CDS encoding YajQ family cyclic di-GMP-binding protein has protein sequence MPSFDIVSEVNQVELRNALDQTNKEVSNRFDFKGSDARVEHADKALTVFADDDFKLGQVYDVLIGKLTKRGVDIRSLQRGKVETISGNKVKQVITVKVGIDQELGKKIQKLIKDARLKLQASIQGDAVRVSGAKKDELQQAIALVKKNVTDFPIQVGNFRD, from the coding sequence ATGCCCAGCTTCGACATCGTCTCCGAGGTCAATCAGGTCGAATTGAGGAATGCGCTCGACCAGACCAACAAGGAAGTATCCAACCGCTTCGACTTCAAGGGATCGGACGCGCGCGTCGAGCATGCCGACAAGGCGCTGACAGTCTTCGCCGACGACGACTTCAAGCTCGGCCAGGTCTACGACGTGCTGATCGGCAAACTGACCAAGCGCGGGGTGGACATACGTTCCCTGCAGCGCGGCAAGGTCGAAACGATCAGCGGCAACAAGGTCAAGCAGGTGATCACCGTCAAAGTTGGGATCGACCAGGAATTGGGGAAGAAAATCCAGAAGCTGATCAAGGACGCCAGACTCAAGCTACAAGCGAGTATCCAGGGTGACGCAGTGCGTGTCTCCGGTGCCAAGAAGGACGAATTGCAGCAAGCGATCGCACTCGTTAAAAAGAACGTTACGGACTTTCCTATTCAGGTCGGCAACTTCAGGGACTGA